A stretch of DNA from Campylobacter concisus:
AGAGATATTTAAAACGCTAAATTTAGCCGAGCTAGAGCTAAAAACAAACACAAAAATGGATAAAGAAATTTTTGTATTATCAACTATTTTAAATTTACAATATCTCATATCAACAGCAAATATTAAGTAACTTTAAGCTAAAATCCACCCTTGCTTAAAGCAAAATCCTTGCTCACAAAGTGAGCTAAATATCCATAAGGAGAAGAAATGAAACATTACGAGCTTTTATTTATTCTTAAGCCGACATTAACGGAAGAGGAAGTTAAAGCTAAAGTTGACTTCGTAAAAGAAGTTATAACAAAAAATGGTGGCGAGATCGCTACTGTCGTTGAGATGGGTACTAGAAAACTAGCTTATACCATCAAAAAATACGAGCGTGGAACATACTTTGTTATCTATTACAAAGCACTACCAGCGCTTCTTGCAGAACTTACAAGAAATGTAAGGATCACTGAAGATATAATAAGATTTTTAAGCGTTAAATATGAAAATAAACGCGAAATCGCAGCTTGGGAAAGACTTTGCAAAGGTATCAAACAAACTATAAAAAAAGAGCCTCGTGAGCCAAGAGCACCGCGTGAGCCAAGAGTTGAAAAAGTAGACGAGCAAACTTTTACAGAAGAATAATCAAGGATAAAAAATGTTCAATAAAGTAGTACTAGTTGGGAATTTAACAAGAGATATCGAGCTAAGATACACTACTAGTGGATCTGCTATAGGAAATTCCGGTATTGCTGTTACTAGAAAATTTAATACTAACGGCGAAAAACGTGAAGAGACATGCTTTATTGACATATCATTCTTTGGCAAATCAGCTGAGATAGCAAATCAATATTTAAGCAAAGGCTCCAAACTTCTGGTTGAAGGAAGATTAAAATTTGATCAATGGACCGACAACAATGGACAAAACCGTTCAAAGCACTCAATCGTAGTTGAAAATATGGAGATGCTTGGCGGAAATAGCGGAGCTAATGGACAAAGTCAAGGTGGATTTAATCAAAATAGTTCATACTCGCAACAACGAAATAATGGTTCAAATAATAGCTATGGTAATGGTGGATATCAAAATTCAGCACCACAAAGACAGCAAATGCAACCACAAAATAAAAAAGTTCAAGAAGAGTACTATGAGGAGAAAATCCCTGATATAAACATTGACGCCGATAATTTTGATGGCGACAACGAAATACCGTTT
This window harbors:
- the rpsF gene encoding 30S ribosomal protein S6 yields the protein MKHYELLFILKPTLTEEEVKAKVDFVKEVITKNGGEIATVVEMGTRKLAYTIKKYERGTYFVIYYKALPALLAELTRNVRITEDIIRFLSVKYENKREIAAWERLCKGIKQTIKKEPREPRAPREPRVEKVDEQTFTEE
- a CDS encoding single-stranded DNA-binding protein, producing MFNKVVLVGNLTRDIELRYTTSGSAIGNSGIAVTRKFNTNGEKREETCFIDISFFGKSAEIANQYLSKGSKLLVEGRLKFDQWTDNNGQNRSKHSIVVENMEMLGGNSGANGQSQGGFNQNSSYSQQRNNGSNNSYGNGGYQNSAPQRQQMQPQNKKVQEEYYEEKIPDINIDADNFDGDNEIPF